In the Oryza glaberrima chromosome 6, OglaRS2, whole genome shotgun sequence genome, one interval contains:
- the LOC127777981 gene encoding uncharacterized protein LOC127777981 isoform X2, whose translation MATTASVRPPLLRQAGSEKASLLFKPKQRASVRRRSFTARASSNPVSIPKQWYNLVADLPVKPPPPLHPQTHQPLNPSDLSPLFPDELIRQEVTEERFIDIPEEVAEVYKLWRPTPLIRARRLEKLLDTPAKIYYKYEGTSPAGSHKPNTAVPQAWYNAAAGVRSVVTETGAGQWGSALSFASSLFGLTCEVWQVRASYDQKPYRRLMMETWGATVHPSPSAATESGRRILERDPASPGSLGIAISEAVEVAARSADTKYCLGSVLNHVLLHQTVIGEECLEQLAAAGDVPDVVIGCTGGGSNFGGLVFPFMREKLAGRMSPEFKAVEPAACPTLTKGVYAYDFGDTAGLTPLMKMHTLGHGFVPDPIHAGGLRYHGMAPLISHVYELGFMEAIAIQQTECFHAALKFARTEGIIPAPEPTHAIAAAIREAMECKRTGEKKVILMAMCGHGHFDLASYEKYLRGDMVDLSHSDEKLQEALAAVPKI comes from the exons atggccaccaccgcctccgtccGACCTCCCCTGCTCCGACAAG CAGGTTCAGAAAAAGCCTCACTCCTTTTCAAACCAAAGCAGAGAGCTTCTGTCAGAAGAAGAAGCTTCACTGCCAGGGCCAGCTCGAATCCTGTGAGCATCCCGAAGCAATGGTACAACCTCGTCGCCGACCTGCCggtgaagccgccgccgccgctgcacccgCAGACGCACCAACCACTGAACCCTAGTGACCTGTCCCCTCTCTTCCCCGACGAGCTGATCAGGCAGGAGGTGACCGAGGAGCGGTTCATCGACATCCCGGAGGAGGTCGCCGAGGTTTACAAGCTCTGGCGCCCGACGCCGCTGATCAG GGCGAGGAGGCTGGAGAAGCTGCTGGACACGCCGGCGAAGATCTACTACAAGTACGAGGGGACGAGCCCGGCGGGGTCGCACAAGCCGAACACGGCGGTGCCGCAGGCGTGGtacaacgccgccgccggggtgaGGAGCGTGGTGACGGAGACCGGCGCCGGGCAGTGGGGCAGCGCGCTGTCGTTCGCGAGCAGCCTGTTCGGGCTCACCTGCGAGGTGTGGCAGGTGCGCGCGTCGTACGACCAGAAGCCGTACCGGCGGCTGATGATGGAGACGTGGGGCGCCACGGTGcacccgtcgccgtcggcggcgacggagtcGGGGAGGAGGATCCTGGAACGCGACCCAGCGAGCCCGGGCAGCCTCGGGATCGCCATctcggaggcggtggaggtggcggcgaggagcgccgACACCAAGTACTGCCTCGGCAGCGTGCTCAACCACGTGCTGCTCCACCAGACGGTGATCGGGGAGGAGTGCCTGGAGCAgctggcggccgccggcgacgtcccCGACGTCGTCATCGGCTGCACCGGCGGCGGGTCTAACTTCGGCGGGCTGGTGTTCCCGTTCATGCGCGAGAAGCTCGCCGGCAGGATGAGCCCGGAGTTCAAGGCCGTCGAGCCGGCGGCGTGCCCGACGCTCACCAAGGGCGTCTACGCCTACGACTTCGGCGACACCGCCGGCCTCACGCCGCTCATGAAGATGCACACCCTCGGCCATGGATTCGTCCCCGACCCCATCCATGCAG GAGGGCTTCGCTACCATGGAATGGCGCCACTAATCTCCCATGTGTATGAGCTTGGATTCATGGAAGCCATTGCCATCCAACAAACCGAATGCTTCCATG CTGCGTTGAAATTTGCGCGGACGGAGGGGATCATCccggcgccggagccgacgCACGCGATCGCGGCGGCGATCAGGGAGGCGATGGAGTGCAAGAGGACGGGGGAGAAGAAGGTGATCCTGATGGCCATGTGCGGGCACGGCCACTTCGACCTGGCGTCCTACGAGAAGTACCTGAGGGGCGACATGGTCGACCTCTCCCACTCCGACGAGAAGCTGCAGgaagccctcgccgccgtccccaaAATCTGA
- the LOC127777981 gene encoding uncharacterized protein LOC127777981 isoform X1 — protein sequence MATTASVRPPLLRQAAGSEKASLLFKPKQRASVRRRSFTARASSNPVSIPKQWYNLVADLPVKPPPPLHPQTHQPLNPSDLSPLFPDELIRQEVTEERFIDIPEEVAEVYKLWRPTPLIRARRLEKLLDTPAKIYYKYEGTSPAGSHKPNTAVPQAWYNAAAGVRSVVTETGAGQWGSALSFASSLFGLTCEVWQVRASYDQKPYRRLMMETWGATVHPSPSAATESGRRILERDPASPGSLGIAISEAVEVAARSADTKYCLGSVLNHVLLHQTVIGEECLEQLAAAGDVPDVVIGCTGGGSNFGGLVFPFMREKLAGRMSPEFKAVEPAACPTLTKGVYAYDFGDTAGLTPLMKMHTLGHGFVPDPIHAGGLRYHGMAPLISHVYELGFMEAIAIQQTECFHAALKFARTEGIIPAPEPTHAIAAAIREAMECKRTGEKKVILMAMCGHGHFDLASYEKYLRGDMVDLSHSDEKLQEALAAVPKI from the exons atggccaccaccgcctccgtccGACCTCCCCTGCTCCGACAAG CAGCAGGTTCAGAAAAAGCCTCACTCCTTTTCAAACCAAAGCAGAGAGCTTCTGTCAGAAGAAGAAGCTTCACTGCCAGGGCCAGCTCGAATCCTGTGAGCATCCCGAAGCAATGGTACAACCTCGTCGCCGACCTGCCggtgaagccgccgccgccgctgcacccgCAGACGCACCAACCACTGAACCCTAGTGACCTGTCCCCTCTCTTCCCCGACGAGCTGATCAGGCAGGAGGTGACCGAGGAGCGGTTCATCGACATCCCGGAGGAGGTCGCCGAGGTTTACAAGCTCTGGCGCCCGACGCCGCTGATCAG GGCGAGGAGGCTGGAGAAGCTGCTGGACACGCCGGCGAAGATCTACTACAAGTACGAGGGGACGAGCCCGGCGGGGTCGCACAAGCCGAACACGGCGGTGCCGCAGGCGTGGtacaacgccgccgccggggtgaGGAGCGTGGTGACGGAGACCGGCGCCGGGCAGTGGGGCAGCGCGCTGTCGTTCGCGAGCAGCCTGTTCGGGCTCACCTGCGAGGTGTGGCAGGTGCGCGCGTCGTACGACCAGAAGCCGTACCGGCGGCTGATGATGGAGACGTGGGGCGCCACGGTGcacccgtcgccgtcggcggcgacggagtcGGGGAGGAGGATCCTGGAACGCGACCCAGCGAGCCCGGGCAGCCTCGGGATCGCCATctcggaggcggtggaggtggcggcgaggagcgccgACACCAAGTACTGCCTCGGCAGCGTGCTCAACCACGTGCTGCTCCACCAGACGGTGATCGGGGAGGAGTGCCTGGAGCAgctggcggccgccggcgacgtcccCGACGTCGTCATCGGCTGCACCGGCGGCGGGTCTAACTTCGGCGGGCTGGTGTTCCCGTTCATGCGCGAGAAGCTCGCCGGCAGGATGAGCCCGGAGTTCAAGGCCGTCGAGCCGGCGGCGTGCCCGACGCTCACCAAGGGCGTCTACGCCTACGACTTCGGCGACACCGCCGGCCTCACGCCGCTCATGAAGATGCACACCCTCGGCCATGGATTCGTCCCCGACCCCATCCATGCAG GAGGGCTTCGCTACCATGGAATGGCGCCACTAATCTCCCATGTGTATGAGCTTGGATTCATGGAAGCCATTGCCATCCAACAAACCGAATGCTTCCATG CTGCGTTGAAATTTGCGCGGACGGAGGGGATCATCccggcgccggagccgacgCACGCGATCGCGGCGGCGATCAGGGAGGCGATGGAGTGCAAGAGGACGGGGGAGAAGAAGGTGATCCTGATGGCCATGTGCGGGCACGGCCACTTCGACCTGGCGTCCTACGAGAAGTACCTGAGGGGCGACATGGTCGACCTCTCCCACTCCGACGAGAAGCTGCAGgaagccctcgccgccgtccccaaAATCTGA